In Paenibacillus sp. FSL M7-0420, a single genomic region encodes these proteins:
- a CDS encoding ABC transporter permease, translating into MTDSEVTLAARKSPGTSTNFRNKDQLSLQTMILPGIIFILVFTFIPLYGVLIAFKEYNIVTGIRGIFTAEWVGLANFKEFVNDINFWNMLRNTLGINLLGLLINFPLTILFALMLNELTSQHFKKLTQTVTYLPHFISWSIFGGLIINILSPSSGVVNYVLLQLGIISEPIHFLGEKDYFWLLAVLTNLVKELGWGAILYLAAIAGIDQEMYEAAYMDGATRFQRIWHITLPSITGTIVILLVFSISNILNSGFDQFFVLQNPLNIDNSEVIDTYVYKVGLREFRMEYATAVGLMKTVIALILLYLANLTAKKITKRGIF; encoded by the coding sequence ATGACAGATTCAGAGGTTACGCTTGCGGCGCGCAAATCCCCGGGCACAAGCACAAACTTCCGGAACAAGGATCAGCTGTCGCTTCAGACGATGATTCTTCCCGGTATTATATTCATTCTCGTATTTACGTTTATTCCGCTCTATGGGGTACTGATTGCCTTCAAGGAATATAACATCGTCACAGGGATCAGAGGCATCTTTACGGCAGAGTGGGTCGGCTTGGCTAACTTCAAGGAGTTCGTGAACGATATCAACTTCTGGAACATGCTGCGCAATACGCTTGGCATCAATCTATTGGGGCTGCTCATCAACTTCCCCCTGACCATCCTGTTCGCGCTAATGCTCAACGAGCTGACCTCCCAGCATTTCAAGAAGCTAACGCAGACGGTCACTTATCTGCCCCACTTCATCTCCTGGAGCATCTTCGGCGGATTGATTATCAACATTCTGTCGCCGAGCAGCGGGGTCGTTAACTATGTGCTGCTGCAGCTTGGGATCATTTCCGAGCCGATCCATTTCCTTGGGGAAAAGGACTACTTCTGGCTGCTTGCCGTGCTGACGAATCTCGTGAAGGAGCTGGGCTGGGGTGCCATTCTCTATCTCGCCGCCATTGCGGGCATTGATCAAGAAATGTATGAAGCGGCCTACATGGACGGGGCCACGCGCTTCCAGCGCATCTGGCACATTACACTGCCGTCTATTACCGGCACGATTGTCATTTTACTCGTATTCTCCATTAGTAATATCCTGAACAGCGGCTTCGACCAGTTCTTCGTGCTTCAGAATCCTCTGAATATTGATAACAGTGAGGTCATTGACACTTATGTCTACAAGGTGGGGCTAAGGGAGTTCCGTATGGAATACGCTACGGCTGTTGGCTTAATGAAGACGGTCATCGCGCTCATCCTGCTCTATCTCGCCAATCTCACGGCCAAAAAAATAACAAAAAGAGGAATCTTCTAG
- a CDS encoding response regulator: MYKLLIVDDEQIVREGLQDIIEYLKVPHIGPLLTARDGADALEVIAREEPPIVLTDLNMPGMGGLEMIRTLKGRHQRHKIIVISGYDDFHLVKESFKLGVRDYLLKPVHSGDLAEVLNKTVRELQQEQQQDLEGHSENKLALLEKASRSMNQVLHTAPDDHDAIHAVLDELGCRFPHPVTAAVIVSVSQPAPHEPSASGNWEHLLLAADWEQPQLTLLPFYNRHNDLVLWLNYNDQLYDAGGIRKLLQPFLADGSAAVAVGAAVHCADGAAQGAAGGAAESDCRTSGLAYAYQSALDTLQYKLITPRQSLIVYEDTLNKEDNRIKPEHLRTLVELIDMGRREQVLPLIQHYFNEEALKSSSISSIRHNYDIILHTIGWIPGQKRDFSTFERSEALRLYLKSCILHMIEARESLVHSGDVVEIAKTYVQEQLLNGINMAFIANYCNMSYNYFSKMFKDSTGVNFQDYVTMKRMEYARQALSGLNVKIHTVSEQLGYSNPKNFSRVFKSYFGVSPKEFQKQSR, from the coding sequence ATGTACAAGCTGTTGATCGTAGATGATGAACAAATCGTGCGCGAAGGTCTTCAGGATATTATCGAGTACCTGAAGGTGCCTCATATCGGCCCGCTGCTGACCGCGCGCGATGGCGCGGATGCACTGGAGGTCATCGCGCGGGAAGAACCGCCGATCGTGCTGACGGATCTCAATATGCCCGGCATGGGCGGGCTGGAGATGATCCGTACGCTTAAGGGACGGCACCAGCGCCACAAGATCATCGTCATCAGCGGATACGATGATTTCCATCTGGTGAAGGAGAGCTTCAAGCTGGGCGTGCGCGACTATCTGCTGAAGCCCGTCCATTCGGGCGACCTTGCCGAGGTGCTGAACAAGACGGTGCGCGAGCTTCAGCAAGAGCAGCAGCAGGACCTTGAAGGCCATTCCGAGAACAAGCTGGCCCTGCTGGAGAAAGCCAGCCGCAGCATGAATCAGGTTCTGCACACTGCCCCGGATGACCATGACGCCATCCATGCCGTACTGGATGAGCTGGGCTGCCGCTTCCCTCATCCTGTCACTGCGGCGGTCATCGTCTCCGTGAGTCAACCGGCTCCGCACGAGCCTTCCGCCAGCGGCAACTGGGAACACCTTCTGCTGGCCGCCGATTGGGAGCAGCCCCAGCTTACGCTGCTCCCCTTCTATAATCGCCATAATGACCTGGTCCTCTGGCTCAACTATAATGATCAGCTCTATGATGCTGGCGGCATACGCAAGCTGCTCCAGCCATTCTTGGCGGATGGCTCCGCCGCGGTTGCCGTCGGTGCTGCGGTCCACTGCGCAGATGGTGCGGCTCAGGGAGCGGCAGGCGGCGCGGCTGAGTCCGATTGCCGCACAAGCGGCTTGGCGTATGCGTATCAGAGTGCGCTGGACACGCTTCAGTATAAGCTGATCACCCCCCGCCAGAGCCTTATTGTGTACGAGGACACACTGAACAAGGAAGACAATCGGATCAAGCCGGAGCATCTGAGAACGCTGGTGGAGCTGATCGATATGGGGCGACGGGAGCAGGTGCTCCCGCTGATCCAGCATTATTTTAACGAAGAAGCCCTGAAGAGCAGCAGCATAAGCAGCATTCGCCACAATTACGATATCATTCTGCACACGATCGGCTGGATTCCCGGCCAGAAGCGCGACTTCTCTACCTTCGAACGAAGCGAGGCCCTGCGGCTGTACCTCAAGTCCTGCATCCTGCACATGATCGAAGCCCGCGAAAGTCTGGTGCATAGCGGTGATGTAGTGGAGATTGCCAAGACCTATGTGCAGGAGCAGCTGCTGAACGGCATCAACATGGCTTTTATCGCCAATTATTGTAATATGAGCTATAACTATTTCAGTAAAATGTTCAAAGACAGCACCGGGGTCAACTTCCAGGATTATGTCACGATGAAGCGGATGGAATACGCCAGGCAGGCCCTCAGCGGACTCAATGTCAAAATCCACACAGTATCCGAGCAGCTCGGCTACAGCAACCCCAAGAACTTCTCCCGCGTCTTCAAAAGCTATTTCGGGGTCAGTCCGAAGGAATTCCAGAAGCAATCCCGGTGA
- a CDS encoding carbohydrate ABC transporter permease — protein MVKDRSWSEQLFNACNVLIMLILIVFTLYPFWYSVIGSFNEGADYARGGVYLFTRQFTWDNYSALFSDSALIRAFGVTVARTVIGTFTHIVFTAMFAYAFSRRNLKYRKFYSMLGLSSMYLSGGMIPFFILINSLGLYNHFLVFIIPALFSFWNVILFRSYFAELPEALIESAKIDGAGEYTIFFKFILPLSKPVIAAVSLFTAVGHWNAYYDAMIYTFGDHLQTVQLYILKLVQSTEAALLLANMSGNVGTSHSTVTTTTLQLSAMVAASLPIVLIYPFVQKYFIKGMLIGSVKG, from the coding sequence GTGGTTAAGGATCGCTCATGGAGTGAACAGCTGTTCAATGCCTGCAATGTTCTGATTATGCTCATTCTGATTGTATTTACGCTCTATCCGTTCTGGTATTCCGTAATCGGCTCCTTCAATGAAGGCGCTGACTACGCCAGAGGCGGCGTGTACCTGTTCACCCGGCAGTTCACATGGGACAACTACAGCGCTTTGTTCAGCGACAGCGCTCTGATCCGGGCCTTCGGGGTTACCGTCGCCCGGACGGTGATCGGTACGTTCACCCATATTGTGTTTACAGCTATGTTCGCTTACGCTTTCTCCCGCCGGAACCTGAAATACCGGAAATTCTACTCTATGCTGGGGCTCAGCAGCATGTACCTCAGCGGCGGAATGATTCCGTTCTTCATTCTGATCAACTCGCTGGGGCTGTACAATCACTTCCTGGTGTTCATTATTCCGGCCTTGTTCAGCTTCTGGAATGTGATTCTGTTCCGCTCCTATTTCGCCGAGCTGCCGGAAGCACTGATCGAATCCGCCAAAATCGACGGCGCGGGGGAATACACCATATTCTTCAAGTTTATTCTACCTTTGTCCAAGCCCGTGATCGCTGCGGTCTCACTCTTCACGGCCGTCGGCCACTGGAACGCTTATTATGACGCCATGATCTATACGTTCGGCGATCATCTGCAGACGGTCCAGCTCTATATCCTGAAATTGGTTCAAAGCACAGAAGCCGCTTTACTGCTGGCTAATATGTCGGGCAACGTCGGCACATCGCACAGTACCGTCACGACAACGACCCTGCAACTTTCCGCCATGGTCGCCGCATCGCTCCCGATTGTGCTGATCTATCCTTTTGTACAGAAGTATTTCATCAAGGGCATGCTCATTGGCTCTGTCAAAGGATAA
- a CDS encoding slipin family protein: MLKPITIQADQRGLLFHKGSYVKRLLPGTYRYFSWSQHTVVVLDIAKPFNAGGKDLQLFLQDDELLRELDVVRVQDHENVLHYEDGQFMQLLKPGMYAYWNLLRKHTFVHTDIRVPELPAGIDRSIIARLTPYVQICEIASHEQGFLFYDHTLQRELTPGKYYFWKGPVSVLTKKVDLRQQQMDLLGQEMMTEDKVTLRLNFVCQYRIVSPHRVLEMKDFDEQIHIQLQLLLREYVGTLRLDDLLKRKEDVASFILDRIREKEEEFGVRFLGAGVKDVILPGDMKDILNTVLLAEKKAQANLLTRREETASTRSLLNTAKLMDENQTLFRLKELEFLEKICDRIGSISVTGGGDLLERLSSLIGSNK, encoded by the coding sequence ATGTTGAAGCCAATCACGATTCAAGCGGACCAGCGCGGTCTGCTCTTTCATAAGGGAAGCTATGTGAAGCGGCTGCTGCCGGGAACCTACCGTTATTTCTCATGGTCGCAGCATACGGTGGTGGTATTGGATATTGCCAAGCCTTTTAACGCCGGCGGGAAGGACCTGCAGCTGTTCTTACAGGATGATGAGCTCCTGCGGGAGCTGGATGTGGTCCGAGTACAGGATCATGAGAATGTGCTGCACTACGAGGATGGTCAATTCATGCAGCTGCTGAAGCCGGGGATGTATGCGTATTGGAATCTGCTGAGGAAGCATACCTTCGTTCACACGGACATCCGTGTGCCGGAGCTGCCTGCCGGCATTGACCGCTCGATCATCGCGCGGCTGACACCGTATGTGCAGATCTGCGAAATCGCCAGCCACGAGCAGGGCTTCCTGTTCTATGATCATACACTACAGCGGGAGCTTACGCCGGGGAAGTATTATTTCTGGAAGGGACCGGTCTCGGTGCTGACCAAGAAGGTCGATCTGAGACAGCAGCAGATGGATCTGCTTGGCCAGGAGATGATGACCGAAGATAAGGTGACGCTGCGCCTGAACTTCGTCTGCCAGTACCGGATCGTAAGTCCGCACCGCGTGCTGGAGATGAAGGATTTCGATGAGCAGATTCACATCCAGCTTCAGCTCCTGCTGCGGGAGTATGTCGGGACGCTGAGATTGGACGATCTGCTGAAGCGAAAAGAGGATGTGGCCTCCTTCATCCTGGACCGGATCCGGGAGAAGGAGGAAGAGTTCGGGGTGCGCTTCCTTGGGGCAGGGGTGAAGGATGTGATTCTGCCGGGAGACATGAAGGACATTCTGAACACCGTGCTGCTCGCTGAGAAAAAAGCCCAGGCCAACCTGCTGACCCGCCGGGAAGAGACAGCCTCGACGCGCAGCCTGCTGAATACGGCGAAGCTGATGGACGAGAATCAGACCCTGTTCCGGCTCAAGGAGCTGGAATTCCTGGAGAAAATCTGCGACCGGATCGGCTCCATCTCGGTTACGGGCGGCGGCGATCTGCTGGAGCGGTTAAGCTCGCTCATCGGCAGCAATAAGTAG
- a CDS encoding sensor histidine kinase — protein MISKPRNSIMVKMIVFYTIPFILLSVLLVWNSTHTTRNIQDSFITNMSHAFDQSYQDMEGRIQVAADLTSMVSRNNKMLEFINDPYLGDQSEFLKEYLDTVTPIIKYATAFSESDDYSIRIFMGNDAIPESWPYFFHLSNYSSHPKLQQFVQKESETRLWLLPGDRELGPASLHDERRKYTLLTKLYSPARDMLGLAVVTLAEDSLFSIEEEPANLSNAQFLYSGGQIGLSTAELDEAEEAAVLQQHIGDKRAYFIQGEYLYLHRNLDSIGQSLVYKVSLEQLNASVRKNVWNQILLIVFSILLLIITCYFMFKMIFLRLNKIVSVMRQVITGNTSLRIPDNRPDELGQLAHDFNDLIERNNELIHRVVMKERLRKEAQIKALQYQINPHFIYNTLDIFRMQLIKAKIFDTADRLADFGKILRYNLSDNTLHTTLNEEIGLIRKYVSLQSLSSSKVIRLDIEIDESLKAFPVIKFLLQPIVENSIKYGQTARRELLHIQVRAYAEQQQLIIDITDNGWGMEEEQIAGLNEQFRAPLHYEDPAAEPPRRSIGLHNINSRLRLYYGDAYPITMEGKSNDYTKVQIRIPYE, from the coding sequence ATGATATCCAAACCAAGAAACAGCATTATGGTCAAAATGATTGTATTCTATACCATTCCGTTTATTCTGCTCTCCGTCCTGCTCGTGTGGAACAGCACCCATACCACGCGCAACATTCAGGACAGCTTCATCACTAATATGTCCCATGCCTTTGACCAATCCTATCAGGATATGGAAGGCCGCATACAGGTGGCTGCGGATTTGACCTCCATGGTCAGCCGAAACAACAAAATGCTCGAATTCATCAATGACCCCTATCTGGGGGATCAATCGGAATTTTTGAAGGAATATCTGGACACTGTCACCCCTATTATCAAATATGCGACCGCTTTCTCGGAGAGCGACGATTACTCCATTCGTATCTTTATGGGGAATGACGCCATCCCGGAGTCGTGGCCTTATTTCTTTCATCTGAGCAACTATTCCTCCCACCCGAAGCTACAGCAATTTGTGCAAAAGGAGTCGGAGACCCGGCTGTGGCTGCTGCCCGGTGACCGTGAGCTTGGCCCCGCCAGCTTACACGATGAGCGCAGGAAATATACGCTGCTTACCAAGCTGTATTCGCCGGCCCGCGACATGCTAGGACTTGCCGTGGTTACGCTGGCCGAGGACAGCCTGTTCAGCATCGAGGAGGAGCCCGCCAATCTGTCGAACGCCCAATTCCTCTATTCCGGCGGCCAGATCGGACTGTCTACCGCAGAGCTGGACGAAGCAGAGGAAGCAGCCGTCCTGCAGCAGCATATCGGCGATAAGAGAGCTTATTTTATCCAGGGAGAATATTTATATTTGCATCGCAACCTCGATTCCATCGGACAGAGCCTGGTGTACAAAGTATCGCTGGAGCAGCTCAATGCCTCTGTCCGCAAAAATGTGTGGAATCAGATCCTGCTGATCGTGTTCAGTATTCTGCTGCTGATCATCACTTGTTATTTCATGTTCAAAATGATTTTTCTGCGGCTCAACAAAATTGTGTCGGTCATGCGCCAGGTCATTACCGGCAACACTTCGCTCCGCATTCCCGATAACAGGCCGGATGAGCTGGGACAGCTCGCGCATGATTTCAACGACCTCATCGAGCGCAATAACGAGCTGATCCATCGGGTAGTCATGAAGGAGCGGCTGCGGAAGGAAGCTCAGATCAAGGCGCTGCAATATCAGATCAACCCGCATTTCATCTACAATACACTTGATATCTTCCGGATGCAGCTGATTAAGGCCAAGATCTTCGACACGGCGGACCGGCTGGCGGATTTCGGGAAGATCCTGCGCTACAACCTGAGCGACAATACCCTGCATACGACGCTGAACGAGGAGATCGGCTTAATCCGCAAGTACGTCAGTCTGCAATCGCTGAGCAGCAGCAAGGTAATTAGGCTGGACATTGAGATCGATGAATCGTTAAAAGCATTTCCGGTGATCAAGTTCCTGCTCCAGCCGATCGTGGAGAATAGCATTAAATACGGACAGACCGCCCGGCGGGAGCTGCTGCATATCCAGGTGCGGGCCTACGCCGAACAGCAGCAGCTTATCATCGACATCACCGATAACGGGTGGGGCATGGAGGAAGAGCAGATTGCCGGCCTGAATGAACAGTTCCGCGCCCCGCTCCATTACGAGGACCCTGCGGCCGAGCCGCCCCGCCGCTCCATCGGCCTGCACAATATCAACTCCAGACTGCGCCTGTATTACGGCGACGCCTACCCCATTACCATGGAGGGCAAGAGCAATGACTATACGAAGGTTCAGATTAGAATTCCTTATGAATGA